From a single Leucoraja erinacea ecotype New England unplaced genomic scaffold, Leri_hhj_1 Leri_176S, whole genome shotgun sequence genomic region:
- the LOC129716159 gene encoding kinesin-like protein unc-104, with translation MGLVPQLCDDLFARISDGRSPDLSYSVEVSYMEIYCERVRDLLAVGRGAATGEGTSRPWALRGGIGPKPLATSRPGHRTACWPAETAPGQWPRRT, from the exons ATGGGACTCGTACCTCAG CTCTGCGACGACCTCTTCGCCAGGATCAGCGACGGCCGCAGCCCCGACCTGTCGTACTCAGTGGAG gtCAGTTACATGGAGATCTACTGTGAGCGCGTGCGTGACCTGTTGGCGGTGGGGAGGGGGGCCGCTACGGGTGAGGGAACATCCCGCCCTTGGGCCCTACGTGGAGGGATTGGTCCAAAACCACTGGCCACGTCCCGCCCAGGACATCGGACGGCCTGCTGGCCTGCGGAAACCGCACCCG gacaGTGGCCGCGACGAACCTGA
- the LOC129716164 gene encoding kinesin-like protein KIF1C produces MSGAWVTVAARVRPFTERELRLNASCIVNMSGPAPLSQTPKQTKESPKSFTFDYSYWSHGSSCSPGFVSQRRVYEELGRQLLLHALDGYNVSVLAYGQSGAGKSYTMVGQQGPGPPATGLDPEPDPDPEMGLVPQVSASTSRHLTPDPEPRPRART; encoded by the exons ATGTCGGGGGCGTGGGTGACGGTGGCCGCCAGGGTGAGGCCGTTCACCGAGCGGGAACTTCGTCTCAACGCCTCGTGCATCGTGAACATGTCCGGGCCTGCACCA ctatcACAAACCCCCAAACAGACAAAGGAATCTCCCAAATCCTTCACCTTTGACTATTCCTACTGGTCCCATGGatcg TCGTGTTCGCCGGGCTTTGTGTCTCAGCGCCGTGTGTACGAGGAGTTGGGCCGCCAGCTGCTGCTGCACGCGCTGGACGGCTACAACGTGAGTGTCCTGGCGTACGGACAGAGTGGGGCCGGCAAATCCTACACCATGGTGGGTCAACAGGGCCCGGGACCCCCAGCAACTGGGCTCGACCCCgagcccgaccccgaccccgagaTGGGACTAGTCCCTCAGGTCAGCGCCTCGACCTCCCGACACCTGACCCCCGACCCTGAACCCCGACCCCGAGCTCGTACGTAG